One Triticum dicoccoides isolate Atlit2015 ecotype Zavitan chromosome 4B, WEW_v2.0, whole genome shotgun sequence genomic window carries:
- the LOC119295647 gene encoding RNA-directed DNA methylation 4-like isoform X1, whose amino-acid sequence MASAAEAAGDASTSAAEVREKPVVVRVKRKPSQARPDAFWLEINERPMKKAMLDFSSLSISQPSSSAQASEEPRVKKLLVQHVETVHHSGAVEDVLHSLLHSDLSTKEIKSKTKERNERMKQDKKQDQLRSAARQRHENLGRNARFAQIWKSRKGDNNEVDETLREICHLYDAVQVDSDGEKHPAEPRMTSVEEGAILCNFLPLLREHLPSAAEEIESDIVSLAQSEDSDVYDIYTVKEVDDTNMEEGASAASYPLLQVDDEDGECYDDDEYPYDTDDSNAEDNPLYDYPEELSEDEDDDSSDENPFADIDGSGSEYENEEVEKSDDDE is encoded by the exons ATGGCGTCTGCAGCGGAGGCCGCCGGAGACGCCTCCACCTCCGCGGCCGAGGTGCGGGAGAAGCCCGTCGTCGTCCGGGTCAAGCGCAAGCCCTCGCAGGCCCGCCCCGACGCTTTCT GGCTGGAGATCAATGAGAGGCCCATGAAGAAGGCCATGCTCGATTTCTCGAGCCTCTCCATCTCCCAACCCTCCTCCAGTGCCCAAG CTTCAGAGGAACCACGGGTGAAGAAGCTTCTTGTCCAGCATGTTGAGACAGTCCATCATTCTGGGGCTGTTGAAGACGTTCTTCACTCCCTTTTG CATTCTGACCTGAGCACCAAAGAGATAAAGAGCAAGACAAAGGAGAGGAATGAAAGAATGAAGCAAGACAAA AAACAAGACCAGCTACGTTCAGCAGCCAGACAGAGACATGAG AATCTTGGAAGAAATGCCCGCTTTGCACAAATATGGAAGAGTCGGAAAGGAGACAATAATGAGGTTGATGAAACACTGAGAGAAATATGTCATCTTTATGATGCTGTCCAAGTAGATTCTGATGGAGAGAAGCATCCAGCAGAACCACG GATGACCTCTGTCGAAGAGGGTGCAATTTTATGCAACTTTCTTCCGCTTCTACGGGAACACTTGCCGTCGGCTGCTGAAGAAATCGAATCTGATATTGTTTCGCTAGCACAGTCAGAAG ATTCAGATGTTTATGACATATATACTGTCAAGGAGGTGGATGATACAAACATGGAGGAGGGCGCATCTGCAGCTTCATACCCACT GTTGCAAGTGGACGATGAGGATGGTGAATGTTACGATGATGACGAGTATCCATATGACACGGATGACTCAAATG ccgaagacaacccactctatGATTATCCTGAAGAACTttcagaggatgaggatgatgatagcagTGACGAGAATCCATTTGCGGATATAGATGGCTCTGGTTCCGAGTACGAGAATGAAGAGGTGGAAAAATCCGATGATGATGAGTAG
- the LOC119295647 gene encoding RNA-directed DNA methylation 4-like isoform X2, whose amino-acid sequence MASAAEAAGDASTSAAEVREKPVVVRVKRKPSQARPDAFWLEINERPMKKAMLDFSSLSISQPSSSAQEEPRVKKLLVQHVETVHHSGAVEDVLHSLLHSDLSTKEIKSKTKERNERMKQDKKQDQLRSAARQRHENLGRNARFAQIWKSRKGDNNEVDETLREICHLYDAVQVDSDGEKHPAEPRMTSVEEGAILCNFLPLLREHLPSAAEEIESDIVSLAQSEDSDVYDIYTVKEVDDTNMEEGASAASYPLLQVDDEDGECYDDDEYPYDTDDSNAEDNPLYDYPEELSEDEDDDSSDENPFADIDGSGSEYENEEVEKSDDDE is encoded by the exons ATGGCGTCTGCAGCGGAGGCCGCCGGAGACGCCTCCACCTCCGCGGCCGAGGTGCGGGAGAAGCCCGTCGTCGTCCGGGTCAAGCGCAAGCCCTCGCAGGCCCGCCCCGACGCTTTCT GGCTGGAGATCAATGAGAGGCCCATGAAGAAGGCCATGCTCGATTTCTCGAGCCTCTCCATCTCCCAACCCTCCTCCAGTGCCCAAG AGGAACCACGGGTGAAGAAGCTTCTTGTCCAGCATGTTGAGACAGTCCATCATTCTGGGGCTGTTGAAGACGTTCTTCACTCCCTTTTG CATTCTGACCTGAGCACCAAAGAGATAAAGAGCAAGACAAAGGAGAGGAATGAAAGAATGAAGCAAGACAAA AAACAAGACCAGCTACGTTCAGCAGCCAGACAGAGACATGAG AATCTTGGAAGAAATGCCCGCTTTGCACAAATATGGAAGAGTCGGAAAGGAGACAATAATGAGGTTGATGAAACACTGAGAGAAATATGTCATCTTTATGATGCTGTCCAAGTAGATTCTGATGGAGAGAAGCATCCAGCAGAACCACG GATGACCTCTGTCGAAGAGGGTGCAATTTTATGCAACTTTCTTCCGCTTCTACGGGAACACTTGCCGTCGGCTGCTGAAGAAATCGAATCTGATATTGTTTCGCTAGCACAGTCAGAAG ATTCAGATGTTTATGACATATATACTGTCAAGGAGGTGGATGATACAAACATGGAGGAGGGCGCATCTGCAGCTTCATACCCACT GTTGCAAGTGGACGATGAGGATGGTGAATGTTACGATGATGACGAGTATCCATATGACACGGATGACTCAAATG ccgaagacaacccactctatGATTATCCTGAAGAACTttcagaggatgaggatgatgatagcagTGACGAGAATCCATTTGCGGATATAGATGGCTCTGGTTCCGAGTACGAGAATGAAGAGGTGGAAAAATCCGATGATGATGAGTAG